One genomic segment of Arcobacter porcinus includes these proteins:
- a CDS encoding replication endonuclease, giving the protein MYGIKKSDIIQIDEKMEYQKKYILNRFFDFGFDEQKSILDFTYSANLNPKKYFAEMNNRVNSIFEYAKSLNLKPVFATITAPSKFHQTDRKRNLLISPNETAQELTQIFNKFTNLQIFQKMKKNLGRGLIYFRVYEPHKSGVPHMHIMMFLPKDYILEVKNKFYNYFTDRVRWGNNRKSLDFKYTFYNKNSLGDTTGGAIAYMMKYITKTFRNEDDKSTQYAFYWYVKHRVRRFLTSRTLAPLEVYRKVRYFFANKYEYDYLRVTELLKNSNIIKLFDGTTINYMFYNHDTCEVEEINLWQKNADLILHSRIKTNQTFKLKYEKKEYEKPLVAFVSTFEKYMHDKKSNKFVLMPVVPSMLSDYQLENYYKNLNHNFENLDNLIHYGMVKNEMIERGFLNEEYIKPNLYDLNDLNFDDVYYKKEKLYSHSELLEIFKKESIESNKEFWKGRNENDIRIED; this is encoded by the coding sequence ATGTATGGAATAAAAAAATCTGATATTATTCAAATTGATGAAAAAATGGAATACCAAAAGAAATATATATTAAATAGATTTTTTGATTTTGGATTTGATGAGCAAAAGTCAATTTTAGATTTTACTTATAGTGCAAATTTAAACCCTAAAAAATATTTTGCAGAAATGAACAATAGAGTAAATAGCATTTTTGAATATGCAAAGTCTCTAAATTTAAAACCAGTCTTTGCAACGATTACAGCACCATCAAAGTTTCATCAAACAGATAGAAAAAGAAATCTTTTAATCTCTCCAAACGAAACAGCTCAAGAGCTTACACAAATATTTAATAAATTTACTAATTTACAAATATTCCAAAAAATGAAAAAAAATTTAGGTCGTGGATTAATCTACTTTAGAGTTTATGAGCCTCACAAATCAGGTGTTCCACATATGCATATTATGATGTTTTTGCCTAAAGATTACATATTAGAAGTTAAAAATAAATTTTATAACTACTTTACAGACAGGGTAAGATGGGGAAATAATAGAAAATCTTTAGATTTTAAATACACATTTTATAATAAAAATAGTCTTGGCGATACAACTGGTGGAGCTATTGCCTATATGATGAAATATATTACTAAAACTTTTAGAAATGAAGATGATAAAAGTACTCAATATGCTTTTTACTGGTATGTCAAACATAGAGTAAGAAGATTTTTAACTAGCAGAACATTGGCACCTTTAGAAGTTTATAGAAAAGTAAGATACTTTTTTGCAAATAAATATGAGTATGACTATTTAAGAGTAACGGAGCTATTAAAAAATAGTAATATAATTAAGCTTTTTGATGGAACAACTATAAATTATATGTTTTACAATCACGATACTTGCGAAGTTGAAGAGATTAATTTATGGCAAAAGAATGCAGATTTAATTTTACACTCAAGAATAAAAACAAACCAAACTTTTAAATTAAAATATGAAAAAAAAGAATATGAAAAGCCTTTAGTAGCCTTTGTATCTACATTTGAAAAATATATGCACGATAAAAAATCAAATAAATTTGTCTTAATGCCCGTTGTTCCATCTATGCTATCAGATTATCAACTTGAAAACTACTATAAAAACTTAAATCATAATTTTGAAAATTTAGACAATCTTATTCATTATGGAATGGTAAAAAATGAAATGATAGAAAGAGGTTTTTTAAATGAAGAATATATAAAACCAAATTTATATGATCTAAATGATTTAAATTTTGATGATGTCTATTATAAAAAAGAAAAATTATATTCGCATTCTGAATTATTAGAGATTTTTAAAAAAGAAAGCATTGAATCAAATAAAGAATTTTGGAAAGGAAGAAATGAAAATGACATTAGAATCGAAGATTGA
- the guaB gene encoding IMP dehydrogenase, producing the protein MKIRKRALTFEDVLLVPAKSEVLPKEVCLKTKLTKNIELNIPFVSAAMDTVTEYEAAIAMARLGGIGIIHKNMDIESQVLQCQKVKKSESGMIIDPITINPDQTLQDAEDIMATYKISGVPVVDENKILVGILTNRDMRFTKDYRFKASEKMTRMPLVTAKEGTTLEQAAEIMHQNKIEKLPIVDNNNRLIGLITIKDINKKIEYPNACKDEFGRLRVGAAIGVNQLDRARALVAVGVDVLVLDSAHGHSKGILDTVKAIKKELKVELIAGNVATAEATRDLIAAGADAVKVGIGPGSICTTRIVAGVGVPQMSAIDDCAIEAKKSGTPIIADGGIRYSGDVAKALAVGASCVMMGSALAGTDECPGEVILYQGRKFKSYRGMGSIGAMTKGSTDRYFQEGTAADKLVPEGIEGKVAYRGSIADIIHQFVGGLRSSMGYLGSKDINIFQETAEFVEITSAGLKESHVHDVTITNEAPNYHI; encoded by the coding sequence ATGAAAATTAGAAAAAGAGCTTTGACTTTCGAAGATGTGTTACTAGTACCTGCAAAATCAGAAGTGCTTCCAAAAGAGGTTTGTTTAAAAACAAAATTAACTAAAAATATAGAATTAAATATTCCATTTGTAAGTGCTGCTATGGATACAGTTACTGAATATGAAGCTGCTATTGCAATGGCAAGACTTGGTGGAATAGGAATAATTCATAAAAATATGGATATAGAATCACAAGTTTTACAATGTCAAAAAGTAAAAAAATCTGAATCAGGTATGATAATTGATCCAATTACGATAAATCCTGATCAAACTCTACAAGATGCTGAAGATATTATGGCTACATATAAAATATCTGGAGTTCCAGTTGTTGATGAAAATAAAATATTAGTTGGTATTTTAACAAATAGAGATATGAGATTTACAAAAGATTATAGATTTAAAGCTAGTGAAAAAATGACTAGAATGCCACTTGTAACTGCAAAAGAGGGAACAACTTTAGAACAAGCTGCTGAAATTATGCACCAAAATAAGATTGAAAAGTTACCAATTGTTGATAACAATAATAGATTAATTGGATTAATTACAATCAAAGATATAAATAAAAAAATAGAGTATCCAAATGCTTGTAAAGATGAGTTTGGAAGATTAAGAGTTGGGGCTGCTATTGGAGTAAATCAATTAGATAGAGCTAGAGCTTTAGTTGCTGTTGGAGTTGATGTTTTAGTTTTAGATTCAGCTCACGGACATAGTAAAGGTATTTTAGATACAGTTAAAGCGATTAAAAAAGAGTTAAAAGTAGAATTAATAGCTGGAAATGTTGCTACTGCTGAAGCAACAAGAGATTTAATAGCTGCTGGAGCTGATGCTGTTAAGGTTGGAATTGGACCTGGAAGTATTTGTACAACAAGAATAGTTGCAGGTGTTGGAGTTCCTCAAATGAGTGCAATTGATGATTGTGCAATTGAAGCTAAAAAAAGTGGAACACCAATAATTGCTGATGGTGGAATTAGATATTCAGGAGATGTTGCAAAAGCTTTAGCTGTTGGAGCATCTTGTGTTATGATGGGAAGTGCTTTAGCTGGAACTGATGAATGTCCAGGTGAAGTAATTTTATATCAAGGAAGAAAATTCAAATCATATAGAGGAATGGGAAGTATTGGTGCTATGACAAAAGGTAGTACAGATAGATATTTCCAAGAGGGAACTGCTGCTGATAAACTTGTACCTGAAGGAATTGAAGGAAAAGTTGCATATAGAGGAAGTATTGCTGATATTATTCACCAATTTGTTGGTGGACTTAGAAGTTCTATGGGATATTTAGGTTCAAAAGATATCAATATATTCCAAGAAACAGCAGAATTTGTAGAAATTACAAGTGCAGGATTAAAAGAGTCTCACGTTCATGATGTAACAATTACAAACGAAGCTCCAAACTATCATATATAA
- a CDS encoding type II secretion system protein GspD: MKKLAFLILFLNSLFGQSLKFNLVDFALHVSKNNNVSILVDDAIREHTFSFFIEKDKNISIEAFKKTLLSKNLRLEKYNKFYFVSKIDYVDLDYRYRTIKLNFVNYEDIKNFINIFQEAARFEFIKTSKLLLVHSNSKDFEAIKNVIKQIDTIPKQYKLKVTILETNLDNLKNYGNFETNINIAPKNTNFFFNLLAYPFSVKNNIPNKDKSDFYSFIKYVHSKNLTEFHLTPTVTLTDSKEAIISSGQNLPFLNGETNFNNNSSSTTNSYEYRDVGIRLYTVPHFYSDGNAYLDLELDISNVVSNNNNLPITNKKYIRQSIHLSTNELVVLTGLNRKEIEQGTGGIPLLQDIPFLGWLFKYETNEEKNSNFTIVLELIDSRDGF; encoded by the coding sequence ATGAAAAAACTAGCATTTCTAATCCTATTTTTAAATAGTTTATTTGGACAAAGTTTAAAATTTAATTTAGTAGATTTTGCATTGCATGTATCAAAAAACAATAATGTATCAATTTTAGTTGATGATGCTATTAGAGAACATACATTTAGTTTTTTTATAGAAAAAGATAAAAATATCTCTATTGAAGCATTTAAAAAAACCTTACTTTCTAAGAATCTAAGATTAGAAAAATATAATAAATTTTACTTTGTTTCTAAAATAGATTATGTTGATTTAGATTATAGATATAGAACAATTAAATTAAATTTTGTAAATTATGAAGATATTAAAAATTTTATAAATATATTTCAAGAAGCAGCAAGATTTGAATTTATAAAAACTTCTAAGCTTTTATTGGTTCATTCTAATTCAAAAGATTTTGAAGCTATAAAAAATGTTATAAAACAGATAGATACTATTCCAAAGCAATATAAATTAAAAGTTACAATATTAGAAACAAATTTAGATAATTTAAAAAACTATGGTAATTTTGAGACAAATATAAATATTGCTCCTAAAAACACAAATTTCTTTTTTAATCTTCTAGCATATCCATTCTCTGTGAAAAATAATATACCAAATAAAGATAAATCAGATTTTTATAGCTTCATAAAATATGTACATTCTAAAAATTTAACAGAATTTCATCTAACTCCTACTGTAACCTTAACAGATAGTAAAGAAGCAATTATATCATCAGGTCAAAATCTCCCTTTTTTAAATGGAGAAACAAACTTTAACAATAATTCTAGTTCTACAACAAATAGCTATGAATATAGAGATGTAGGAATTAGATTATATACAGTTCCTCATTTTTATAGTGATGGGAATGCTTACTTAGATTTAGAATTAGACATTTCAAATGTTGTTTCAAATAATAATAATCTTCCTATAACAAATAAAAAATATATAAGACAATCTATTCATCTATCTACAAATGAACTTGTCGTTTTGACTGGTCTAAATAGAAAAGAGATAGAACAAGGAACAGGGGGAATACCACTTTTACAAGATATTCCTTTTTTGGGTTGGTTATTTAAGTATGAAACAAATGAAGAAAAAAACAGCAATTTTACTATTGTTCTTGAGCTTATAGATAGTAGAGATGGCTTTTAA
- the rplQ gene encoding 50S ribosomal protein L17, protein MRHKHGYRKLNRTSAHRKALLKNLAIAIIEREKIETTVPKAKELKRYIEKLVTSARNADLNTHRFVFAALQNKEATKKLINEIAPKYEGRNGGYTSIIKTRIRKGDATPMAFISFI, encoded by the coding sequence ATGAGACATAAGCACGGATATAGAAAGTTAAATAGAACTTCTGCTCATAGAAAAGCATTGTTAAAAAATTTAGCAATTGCAATTATTGAGAGAGAAAAAATCGAAACAACTGTTCCAAAAGCGAAAGAGTTAAAAAGATATATAGAAAAATTAGTAACATCTGCTAGAAATGCTGATTTAAATACTCACAGATTTGTATTTGCTGCACTTCAAAATAAAGAAGCTACTAAAAAACTAATTAACGAAATAGCTCCTAAGTATGAAGGAAGAAATGGTGGATATACATCTATCATTAAAACAAGAATTAGAAAAGGTGATGCTACTCCAATGGCATTTATATCTTTCATCTAA
- a CDS encoding DNA-directed RNA polymerase subunit alpha, with product MKKFAETPFLPTEVEIEAISANEAKITAYPFEDGFAITLAHPLRRLLLSSSVGYAPIAVKIEGVTHEFDSLRGMLEDVAMFVINLKNIRFKINGDKNQVAVEYSFNGPRDIKGEDLINSEIDVVSNNEHLATINSDCNLTFTVIIQKGIGYMPSEDIRDIVGPDYIPIDAFFTPVKKVVYNIEKMLVEDNPNYEKAVFNVITNGQISPVNAFKEAVSVMYSQMSVFNKVFDLSEVSVSDTNEDSAEVKELIVKIEDLNLSARSFNSLDRSGLKYLGELVLMSEVEVKSIKNLGTKSYEEIAVKLESLGYPIENTLPENIASSLRRKLEQLKA from the coding sequence ATGAAAAAGTTTGCAGAAACTCCGTTTTTACCAACTGAAGTTGAAATTGAGGCTATTAGTGCTAATGAAGCAAAGATTACAGCATATCCATTTGAAGATGGATTTGCTATAACTTTAGCTCATCCGTTAAGAAGATTACTTTTAAGTTCATCTGTTGGTTATGCACCAATTGCTGTTAAAATTGAGGGTGTTACTCATGAGTTTGACTCACTAAGAGGAATGCTTGAAGATGTTGCTATGTTTGTTATAAATCTAAAAAATATTAGATTTAAAATAAATGGTGATAAAAACCAAGTAGCTGTAGAGTACTCTTTTAATGGTCCTAGAGATATAAAAGGTGAAGATTTAATCAACTCTGAGATTGATGTAGTATCTAATAATGAGCATTTAGCAACTATTAATAGTGATTGTAATTTAACTTTTACAGTTATTATTCAAAAAGGTATTGGTTATATGCCATCTGAAGATATTAGAGATATCGTTGGACCTGATTATATACCAATCGATGCATTTTTTACACCAGTTAAAAAAGTGGTTTATAATATTGAAAAAATGCTAGTTGAAGACAATCCTAACTATGAAAAAGCAGTATTTAATGTAATTACAAATGGACAAATTTCTCCTGTAAATGCATTTAAAGAAGCAGTTAGTGTTATGTACTCACAAATGTCAGTATTTAATAAAGTATTTGATTTATCTGAAGTTTCTGTTTCTGATACAAATGAAGATAGTGCAGAAGTTAAAGAGCTAATTGTTAAAATAGAAGATTTAAATCTAAGTGCAAGAAGCTTTAATTCATTAGATAGATCAGGTCTTAAATACTTAGGTGAGTTAGTTCTTATGAGTGAAGTTGAAGTAAAAAGTATAAAAAATCTTGGTACAAAATCTTATGAAGAGATTGCTGTTAAGCTTGAATCATTAGGTTATCCAATTGAAAATACACTTCCAGAAAATATTGCATCTTCTTTAAGAAGAAAATTAGAGCAATTAAAAGCATAA
- a CDS encoding site-specific integrase: protein MSNVIKFVYDNVKITIRTRYNNYYLDFFYDGKRIKRSTGLVANEKNLLELKLTIIPEIIKAITGSSEIEYFKKDILFIDFSLNFFKSYESTVRPHVFHDTFLQFNRHIKPHFKDFLIKDIKPFHIEDWQNKLLKKFKPTTVQRKRSIFHSILEKATINDVIIMNPFKKVKSPNSYKTKFKKLNDFNNSVSVFNTDEILLLLKNSQGNLYYFISIMLYTGMRPGEVVALNWEDIDFKLKRIAVDKNIRNGILGNVKTPSSVRYVDIIPSLEVELLKFYDSSIKTSFIFITNRNKPYFSHITFTQKFKRLLIKLDINDKFLYNLRHTFASSMISQGVNILWVSKMLGHKDVSITLKIYTKYIQSNDYDRIKELSNIVPVFVPLLDKN from the coding sequence TTGAGTAATGTTATAAAATTTGTGTATGATAATGTAAAGATTACTATAAGGACCAGGTATAATAATTACTATTTAGATTTTTTTTACGATGGCAAGAGAATAAAGAGGAGTACAGGACTTGTTGCAAATGAAAAAAATCTTTTAGAATTAAAATTAACTATTATTCCTGAAATTATAAAGGCTATTACTGGCTCTAGTGAAATTGAATATTTTAAAAAAGATATTTTGTTTATTGATTTTTCATTGAATTTTTTTAAATCTTATGAATCTACTGTTAGACCTCATGTCTTTCATGATACTTTTTTGCAATTTAATAGACATATAAAACCACATTTTAAAGATTTTCTTATTAAAGATATAAAACCGTTTCATATAGAAGATTGGCAAAATAAACTATTAAAAAAATTTAAACCTACAACAGTTCAAAGGAAAAGAAGTATATTCCATTCTATATTAGAAAAAGCAACAATAAACGATGTTATTATTATGAATCCATTTAAAAAAGTTAAATCACCAAATTCTTATAAAACAAAATTTAAAAAGTTAAATGATTTCAATAATTCTGTATCTGTTTTTAATACTGATGAGATACTACTCTTATTAAAAAACTCTCAAGGGAATTTATATTACTTTATTTCAATTATGCTTTATACTGGTATGCGACCTGGTGAAGTTGTTGCTTTGAATTGGGAAGATATAGATTTTAAATTAAAAAGAATTGCAGTTGATAAAAATATTAGAAATGGAATATTAGGAAATGTTAAAACTCCTTCAAGTGTTCGTTATGTTGATATAATTCCATCACTAGAAGTTGAATTATTAAAATTTTATGATTCTTCAATTAAAACATCATTTATTTTTATTACAAATAGAAATAAACCTTATTTTTCTCATATAACATTCACACAAAAGTTTAAAAGATTATTGATAAAATTAGATATAAATGATAAATTTCTATATAATTTAAGACATACTTTTGCTAGTTCAATGATATCTCAAGGAGTTAATATCTTGTGGGTTTCTAAAATGCTTGGTCATAAAGATGTTAGTATTACTCTTAAAATTTATACAAAATACATTCAATCTAATGATTACGATAGAATAAAAGAATTATCAAATATTGTCCCCGTTTTTGTCCCTTTATTAGATAAGAATTAA
- a CDS encoding J domain-containing protein, whose amino-acid sequence MGQIINLAILILILYLIFTNFGIFLMIIGGVVLFILIAGYFLKKELKRRARNFEYQFKNFSQNQDFEFEFKEFKGFNQNFNFNDFNNFNNSNYQNSFYANGSKLNEAKDFFGFSDSFSKDEIKKRYKELAKKYHPDLNGGDEEKMKKLNDFRDILMKSIGE is encoded by the coding sequence ATGGGACAAATTATAAATTTGGCAATACTTATTTTGATTTTATATCTTATTTTTACAAATTTTGGAATATTTTTAATGATAATTGGTGGAGTTGTTTTATTCATATTAATTGCAGGATATTTTTTAAAGAAAGAGCTAAAAAGAAGAGCTAGAAATTTTGAATATCAGTTTAAAAACTTTTCACAAAATCAAGATTTTGAGTTTGAATTTAAAGAGTTTAAAGGTTTTAATCAAAACTTTAATTTCAATGATTTTAATAATTTCAATAACTCAAACTATCAAAACTCTTTTTATGCAAATGGTTCAAAACTTAATGAAGCAAAAGATTTTTTTGGATTTAGTGACTCATTTTCAAAAGATGAGATAAAAAAAAGATACAAAGAACTAGCGAAAAAATATCATCCTGATTTAAATGGTGGAGATGAAGAAAAAATGAAAAAATTAAATGATTTTAGAGATATTTTAATGAAAAGCATAGGAGAATAA
- the gatA gene encoding Asp-tRNA(Asn)/Glu-tRNA(Gln) amidotransferase subunit GatA — MENKYMTLEEALKLNSEDIKKFKDNLKVNIKNSNIGAYIEQLENKDLNESGNGIPIAIKNNINVKNWELTCSSKILKNYLAPFSATVIKKLEDAGFSPFGLTNMDEFAMGSSTESSVHGRTLNPHNNSKIPGGSSGGSAAAVASGLAIAALGTDTGGSIRQPASYCGVVGMKPTYGRVSRYGIAAYSSSLDQCGVITQNVKDAAILYDVISGYDPKDSTSANIDYSEITPNLNSDKKFTIAVIDNYIDEASNEVKEAFNKTVKLLEEQGHKIVYTNMLDSDKIISTYYIISAAEASANLARFDGVRYGFRASSENLKDMYVNSKTEGFGYEVKKRIMVGSFVLSSGYYDAYYLKAQKVRAVIKNEYNKIFENADLILSPVAPTTAPEFNSYKSALDMYLADLYTIGVNLAGLPAISIPVAKDSNNLPIGLQLIANSFEEQTLFDGALSMEKAVKYIK, encoded by the coding sequence ATGGAGAATAAATATATGACTCTAGAAGAAGCATTAAAATTAAATAGTGAAGATATCAAAAAGTTTAAAGATAATTTAAAAGTAAATATTAAAAATAGTAATATTGGTGCATACATAGAGCAATTAGAAAATAAAGATTTAAATGAATCTGGAAATGGTATACCAATAGCAATAAAAAATAATATAAATGTAAAAAATTGGGAATTAACATGTTCTAGTAAAATATTAAAGAATTATTTAGCTCCTTTTAGTGCAACAGTTATTAAAAAACTTGAAGATGCTGGTTTTAGTCCTTTTGGACTTACAAATATGGATGAGTTTGCAATGGGAAGTTCAACAGAATCTTCTGTTCATGGTAGAACTTTAAATCCACATAACAATAGTAAAATACCAGGTGGAAGTAGTGGAGGAAGTGCAGCTGCTGTTGCTTCTGGATTAGCTATTGCTGCACTTGGAACAGATACGGGTGGAAGTATTAGGCAACCAGCTTCTTATTGTGGTGTTGTTGGAATGAAACCAACTTATGGAAGAGTAAGTAGATATGGAATTGCTGCATATTCATCATCATTAGATCAATGTGGTGTAATTACACAAAATGTTAAAGATGCTGCAATACTATATGATGTAATTTCAGGATATGATCCAAAAGATTCAACAAGTGCAAATATTGATTACTCAGAAATAACACCAAATTTAAATAGTGATAAAAAATTTACAATAGCTGTAATTGATAATTATATAGATGAAGCAAGTAATGAAGTAAAAGAGGCTTTTAATAAAACTGTTAAGCTTTTAGAAGAGCAAGGACATAAAATTGTTTATACAAATATGCTTGACTCAGATAAAATAATCTCTACATATTACATAATATCTGCTGCTGAAGCTAGTGCAAACTTAGCTAGATTTGATGGAGTTAGATATGGATTTAGAGCTTCAAGTGAAAACTTAAAAGATATGTATGTAAATTCAAAAACAGAAGGTTTTGGATATGAGGTTAAAAAAAGAATAATGGTTGGTTCTTTTGTATTAAGTTCAGGATATTATGATGCATACTATTTAAAAGCTCAAAAAGTAAGAGCTGTTATAAAAAATGAATATAATAAAATTTTTGAAAATGCTGATTTAATATTAAGTCCAGTTGCACCAACAACGGCTCCTGAATTTAATTCATATAAAAGTGCTTTAGATATGTACTTGGCTGATTTATATACAATAGGTGTAAATCTGGCTGGGCTTCCTGCAATTAGTATTCCTGTTGCAAAAGATAGTAATAATCTTCCAATAGGATTACAATTAATTGCAAATAGTTTTGAAGAACAAACTCTGTTTGATGGTGCTTTATCAATGGAAAAAGCAGTAAAATATATTAAATAA
- a CDS encoding type II toxin-antitoxin system antitoxin SocA domain-containing protein, which yields MINITKLANIILYLIHKQVKSLNHKKLELLLFFIEKNHIDFCGKKVINESFIKTPRGVKALVLDDLFSIILEEKVFDEEDEDDRIFFIQELMDFLDIEIVEKETYKELLFYKLEEDFDESLFSQSEMKTITKVLNEYKDTSVRNLANECFSLEIVRKTNKDEVVL from the coding sequence TTGATAAATATTACAAAACTTGCAAATATTATTTTATACTTAATTCACAAACAAGTAAAATCTTTGAATCATAAAAAACTAGAACTACTACTTTTTTTTATAGAAAAGAATCATATTGATTTTTGTGGAAAAAAAGTTATAAATGAATCTTTTATAAAAACACCAAGAGGCGTAAAAGCTTTAGTTTTAGATGATCTATTTTCTATAATTTTAGAAGAGAAAGTTTTTGATGAAGAAGATGAAGATGATAGAATATTTTTCATTCAAGAACTTATGGATTTTTTAGATATTGAAATTGTAGAAAAAGAGACTTATAAAGAGTTGTTATTTTATAAATTAGAAGAGGATTTTGATGAATCACTTTTCTCACAAAGTGAAATGAAAACAATAACAAAAGTCTTAAATGAGTACAAAGATACAAGTGTAAGAAATCTTGCAAATGAGTGCTTCTCTTTAGAAATAGTAAGAAAAACAAATAAAGATGAAGTAGTATTATGA
- a CDS encoding DNA recombination protein RmuC, with the protein MIDFLSTLNPISTILFFTLLTLFLTIFFIFILRNSSRIQNRELEIQTLKTNELENRNDELLKAYKILENQNIDLKIENSSLKTNVDLEIKNKQTIKDDFEEQSKKLELKLNEIMQNSLEKRLEKFDENSVKTLDNVLKPFKENLEGFKKKVEENQESSIKKFAELSKEIEFVSLAGLNISKEAQNLTQALKGKKQTQGSWGEMILESVLEYSGLLKNIHYFTQESYKDEQGKTKRPDVIIKLPQNRSMIIDSKVSLVDYDEYIRAETNEQREISLNNIVNSFKNHIDTLDSKDYAHYKMGTLQYVFMFIPIEGAFSLAVQKDPTLYEYALKKHIAIVNPSTLTISLRTIYLYWQSEQSSTMATKLFDEAGKLYDKILGFSDNFYKIKNQLMTLSNTYETASKQLSEGNGNILNRVENLKKLGAKTTKTLKDSKIEFEDFDDVETEIYLLNENKEEEFR; encoded by the coding sequence ATGATTGATTTTTTATCTACACTTAACCCTATTTCTACAATTTTATTTTTTACTTTATTAACTCTTTTCCTAACAATATTTTTTATTTTTATTTTAAGAAATAGTTCAAGAATTCAAAACAGAGAGCTTGAAATCCAAACTTTAAAAACAAATGAACTAGAAAATAGAAATGATGAACTTTTAAAAGCTTATAAAATATTAGAAAATCAAAATATTGATTTAAAAATAGAGAACTCTTCGTTGAAAACAAATGTTGATTTAGAGATAAAAAACAAACAAACTATAAAAGATGATTTTGAAGAACAAAGCAAAAAACTAGAACTTAAACTAAATGAAATAATGCAAAATTCTTTAGAAAAAAGATTAGAAAAGTTTGATGAAAACTCTGTAAAAACTCTTGATAATGTATTAAAACCATTTAAAGAAAATCTTGAAGGTTTTAAGAAAAAAGTAGAAGAGAATCAAGAAAGTAGTATAAAAAAATTTGCTGAACTCTCAAAAGAGATTGAATTTGTTTCATTGGCTGGTTTAAATATTTCAAAAGAAGCCCAAAATTTAACACAAGCTTTAAAAGGTAAAAAACAGACTCAAGGAAGTTGGGGAGAGATGATTTTAGAGAGTGTTTTAGAGTATTCAGGACTTTTAAAAAACATTCACTACTTTACTCAAGAAAGTTACAAAGATGAACAAGGAAAAACAAAAAGACCTGATGTTATCATAAAACTTCCACAAAATAGATCTATGATTATTGATTCAAAAGTATCTTTAGTTGATTATGATGAATATATAAGAGCTGAAACAAACGAGCAAAGAGAGATATCTTTAAATAATATTGTAAACTCTTTTAAAAATCATATTGATACTCTTGATTCAAAAGATTATGCACATTATAAGATGGGAACTTTGCAATATGTATTTATGTTTATTCCTATTGAAGGAGCATTCTCTTTAGCTGTTCAAAAAGATCCTACACTTTATGAATATGCATTAAAAAAGCATATTGCAATTGTAAATCCATCAACTTTAACTATATCTTTAAGAACAATTTATCTTTATTGGCAAAGTGAACAATCAAGTACAATGGCAACAAAACTATTTGATGAAGCTGGAAAATTATATGACAAGATTTTAGGTTTTTCTGATAATTTTTATAAAATAAAAAATCAATTAATGACTCTTTCAAATACTTATGAAACTGCTTCAAAACAGTTAAGTGAAGGAAATGGAAATATTTTAAATAGAGTTGAAAATCTAAAAAAACTTGGAGCTAAAACTACAAAAACTTTAAAAGATTCAAAAATAGAGTTTGAAGATTTTGATGATGTTGAAACAGAAATTTATCTATTAAATGAAAATAAAGAAGAAGAGTTTAGATAA